The following are from one region of the Methanorbis furvi genome:
- a CDS encoding winged helix-turn-helix transcriptional regulator, whose translation MPDDPLTNILRSKRETTRFQVLVEVAEHQPSIRQQEIAEKLGVTPQAISEYVRDLVEDGFISAEGRGRYYVTHKGVEWVLNNAEVLESYARHVRRDIIHQVATWAAIADTDLKNGDSVGVYMKNGWLYAGKKPQTAMGMVTADANAGMDVGVARLAGIIEHTEGKIDIAKVPRIERGGSKMVPSDKLLSLVKNADIVGAVGLEAYLALKNSGVTPDMFFGAREGVIEAAFHGMHCLMLIVDEEFTDFLKRLETAGLSYTIHELVS comes from the coding sequence ATGCCCGACGATCCATTAACCAACATACTCAGAAGCAAGCGCGAGACCACACGCTTTCAGGTCCTTGTGGAGGTTGCAGAACACCAGCCCTCGATCCGCCAGCAGGAGATCGCAGAAAAGCTCGGCGTCACCCCGCAGGCAATCTCCGAGTACGTCCGCGACCTTGTTGAGGATGGGTTCATCAGCGCTGAAGGACGCGGCCGGTATTATGTAACGCACAAAGGTGTTGAATGGGTCTTAAACAATGCCGAGGTCCTTGAGTCCTACGCCCGCCATGTCCGCCGCGACATCATTCATCAGGTCGCAACATGGGCAGCAATCGCAGACACCGATCTGAAGAACGGCGACTCGGTCGGCGTCTACATGAAGAACGGATGGTTGTATGCAGGAAAAAAACCGCAGACCGCCATGGGCATGGTGACTGCGGACGCAAACGCAGGGATGGACGTCGGCGTTGCCCGTCTTGCGGGCATTATTGAACATACCGAAGGAAAAATCGACATTGCCAAAGTTCCGCGCATCGAACGCGGCGGATCAAAGATGGTTCCTTCAGACAAACTCCTCTCTCTGGTGAAAAATGCAGATATTGTCGGCGCGGTCGGACTTGAGGCATACCTTGCGCTGAAAAATTCGGGCGTGACTCCTGATATGTTCTTCGGCGCGCGCGAAGGTGTCATTGAGGCAGCATTTCATGGCATGCACTGCCTCATGCTGATTGTGGACGAGGAGTTCACTGACTTCCTCAAACGGCTTGAGACTGCGGGTCTCTCCTATACGATACATGAACTGGTGAGCTAA